The Solibacillus sp. FSL R7-0682 genome includes a window with the following:
- a CDS encoding protein-glutamate methylesterase/protein-glutamine glutaminase, translating to MANSKKSKLLVVDDSAFMRKLISDFFADHLQVEVVGSARNGKDAIKKIQQLQPDVVTMDVEMPEMNGLDALKEIMQVCPVPVIMLSSTTQRGTENTFAAMDYGAVDFVAKPSGTISLDLHKIQDELVHKVIQAAKIPIAKLKKPIPSLSTVLQPNLKAVKTVKTELPSTAPIGVKKRTFVDIPSKKIEWSKTSKKIILIGTSTGGPRALQEVITKIPANVDAPILIVQHMPAGFTKSLATRLDQLSNIHVKEAEQGDILHKGTAYIAPGGFHMKLRKVGSSFGIVLDQTEPPRSGHRPSVDVMFEDVSQYNDFDKVAVIMTGMGYDGSKGLVALKKTGNVVAIAESAETCIVYGMPKAAVETQLVDVVADVDDIAETIMKYMP from the coding sequence ATGGCCAATTCAAAGAAAAGTAAGTTACTCGTTGTTGATGATTCTGCCTTTATGCGGAAATTAATAAGTGATTTTTTTGCTGACCATTTACAAGTTGAAGTAGTCGGTTCTGCACGCAATGGGAAAGACGCAATAAAAAAAATTCAGCAGCTACAACCAGATGTTGTCACAATGGATGTTGAAATGCCAGAAATGAACGGGCTTGATGCATTAAAAGAGATTATGCAAGTATGCCCTGTCCCGGTTATCATGCTTTCGAGTACGACCCAAAGAGGAACAGAAAACACATTTGCTGCTATGGACTATGGCGCAGTAGATTTTGTTGCCAAACCTAGCGGGACCATTTCATTGGATTTACATAAAATCCAAGACGAGTTAGTACATAAAGTAATACAAGCTGCAAAAATTCCAATTGCCAAGTTAAAAAAGCCTATCCCAAGTTTGTCAACTGTGTTACAGCCTAATCTAAAAGCAGTTAAGACGGTTAAGACGGAGCTTCCATCGACTGCCCCAATTGGAGTGAAAAAAAGAACATTTGTTGATATACCATCTAAAAAAATAGAGTGGAGCAAAACTTCAAAAAAAATTATTTTAATTGGTACTTCAACTGGTGGTCCGAGAGCATTACAAGAAGTCATAACAAAAATTCCTGCAAATGTTGATGCACCAATTTTAATTGTTCAACATATGCCGGCTGGATTTACAAAATCTCTTGCAACAAGACTAGATCAATTAAGTAATATCCATGTAAAAGAGGCTGAACAGGGCGATATATTACATAAAGGAACTGCCTATATAGCACCGGGTGGTTTTCATATGAAATTAAGAAAAGTAGGTTCTTCGTTTGGCATTGTATTAGACCAGACTGAGCCTCCACGTTCAGGCCATCGACCATCTGTTGATGTCATGTTTGAAGATGTTAGTCAATATAACGACTTTGATAAAGTTGCCGTTATTATGACGGGCATGGGCTATGATGGTTCTAAAGGATTAGTAGCATTAAAGAAAACAGGAAATGTAGTAGCGATAGCTGAGTCAGCGGAGACATGTATTGTTTATGGAATGCCTAAAGCTGCCGTGGAAACGCAGCTTGTTGATGTGGTGGCAGATGTTGACGATATTGCAGAAACTATTATGAAATATATGCCTTAA
- the fliQ gene encoding flagellar biosynthesis protein FliQ, whose protein sequence is MTQEMVIAIAEAAVYTVLIVSGPLLLIALVTGLAVSIFQATTSIQEQTLAFVPKIVAVLVGIVFFGPFMISTMTNYFHNILNNLVRYIG, encoded by the coding sequence ATGACACAGGAAATGGTCATTGCAATTGCAGAAGCCGCAGTATATACAGTGTTAATAGTGTCTGGTCCACTATTGTTAATTGCACTAGTGACTGGTTTAGCGGTAAGTATATTTCAGGCAACGACTTCGATTCAAGAGCAGACTTTAGCATTTGTACCGAAAATTGTTGCTGTATTAGTGGGAATAGTATTTTTTGGACCATTTATGATTTCAACAATGACGAATTATTTCCATAACATATTAAATAATTTAGTCCGATATATTGGGTGA
- a CDS encoding chemotaxis protein CheC, which produces MNFSDKITSLHLDVLKEIGNIGAAHAATALSDLLQKKIDMRVPNVEMASFNEMMELAGGSENVVVGIFLRIEGDAEGSMFFVLPIEQANRFIRRLIRDESFDFNSPPVSELGLSAMQEMGNILSGSYLSALSDFTGLKIYPTVPGLSIDMFGAIISIGLIELSQVSDTVIVINTSIYEEVISDDEEVKGHFFLLPDPDSFEAIFKALGVPTS; this is translated from the coding sequence ATGAATTTTAGTGATAAAATCACTTCACTACATTTAGATGTCTTAAAAGAAATCGGGAACATAGGAGCAGCACATGCAGCGACAGCTTTGTCAGATTTACTGCAAAAGAAAATAGATATGCGCGTTCCTAATGTTGAAATGGCGTCTTTTAATGAAATGATGGAACTTGCAGGAGGTTCTGAAAATGTAGTCGTAGGGATATTTTTACGTATTGAAGGTGATGCGGAAGGTAGTATGTTTTTCGTGTTGCCTATTGAACAAGCGAATCGATTTATTAGAAGATTAATTCGTGATGAATCATTTGATTTCAATTCGCCTCCTGTATCCGAGCTTGGCCTATCTGCTATGCAGGAAATGGGGAATATTTTATCGGGATCATATTTATCTGCACTATCAGATTTTACGGGACTTAAAATTTATCCAACTGTTCCAGGCTTAAGTATCGATATGTTTGGTGCGATTATAAGCATTGGCTTAATTGAATTATCACAAGTGAGTGATACAGTTATTGTAATAAATACATCCATTTATGAAGAAGTTATTTCGGATGATGAAGAAGTAAAGGGGCATTTTTTCTTACTTCCGGATCCAGACTCGTTTGAAGCTATTTTTAAAGCATTGGGTGTGCCTACTTCATGA
- a CDS encoding chemotaxis protein CheA, with protein sequence MEVNQYLEMFIEESKEHLQACSEHLLELEKNPEDLTIVGEIFRSAHTLKGMSATMGFEDLADLTHKMENVLDAIRNEKIKVTAEILDVVFESVDHLEEMVYNIADGGDGKRDVQSTVERLKRIEAGEPTIAATIAFEPETNEKGQESATTSDELKLTYDDFEKTVMLQSSEQEYNAYEISISLREDCLLKAARVFMVFEILEKNGDVIKSYPTVEKLEEEQFDNDFYVAYISKESPEDLQKMLMKVSEVDRVLVSEISQDVFTPSTAVQVNADSVETAVAVNETTPAITQAQASQKATPNGNSNSKSNGHTSSKTIRVNIDRLDILMNLFEELAIDRGRLLTIAGDVNHGELNETVERMSRTMGDLQNIVLTMRMVPVETVFNRFPKMVRQISRDLNKKITLDIIGAETELDRTVIDEIGDPLVHLIRNSVDHGIESPEVRRAKGKPEEGTVQLRAYHSGNYVFIDIEDDGAGINRDRVLAKAISKGIVTQEQSLTMTDKQINELILASGFSTAEVISDISGRGVGLDVVKTTIESLGGSISIDSTQDVGSVFSIQLPLTLSIISVMLVEIEKEIYAIPLSSIIETSIIRNSDILNAHNQKVIDFRGKVVPLVFLEEIFEVPREESNDDGFHSVVIVRKGDKLAGLVVDSFIGQQEIVLKSLGNYLTNIFAISGATILGNGKVALIVDCNALMK encoded by the coding sequence ATGGAAGTAAATCAATATTTAGAAATGTTCATTGAAGAAAGTAAAGAACATTTACAAGCATGTAGCGAACATTTATTGGAATTAGAGAAAAATCCTGAAGATTTAACAATTGTTGGTGAAATTTTCCGTTCTGCTCATACACTTAAAGGTATGTCTGCAACGATGGGATTTGAAGATTTAGCAGACTTAACGCATAAGATGGAAAACGTGTTAGATGCAATTCGTAATGAAAAAATAAAAGTAACGGCAGAAATCTTAGATGTTGTATTTGAATCTGTAGATCATCTTGAAGAAATGGTTTATAACATTGCTGATGGCGGTGACGGTAAGCGTGATGTTCAATCAACGGTTGAGCGATTAAAGCGCATTGAAGCAGGCGAACCAACAATAGCGGCTACGATTGCTTTTGAACCTGAAACAAATGAAAAAGGACAAGAGTCAGCAACTACTTCTGATGAATTAAAGCTAACATATGATGATTTTGAAAAGACGGTCATGCTTCAGTCATCAGAGCAAGAGTATAACGCATATGAAATTTCTATTTCATTGCGAGAAGATTGCTTATTAAAAGCAGCTCGTGTCTTCATGGTATTTGAAATTTTAGAGAAAAACGGGGATGTCATTAAATCTTACCCGACAGTAGAAAAATTAGAAGAAGAGCAATTTGATAATGATTTTTATGTTGCTTACATTTCTAAAGAGTCTCCTGAAGATTTACAAAAGATGCTTATGAAAGTATCTGAAGTTGATAGAGTACTAGTAAGTGAAATTAGCCAAGATGTGTTCACACCATCTACTGCTGTACAAGTTAATGCTGATAGTGTAGAAACTGCGGTAGCTGTTAATGAAACAACACCAGCTATTACTCAAGCACAGGCATCTCAAAAAGCTACGCCAAATGGAAATAGTAATTCAAAATCAAACGGGCATACATCAAGTAAAACAATTCGTGTAAATATTGATCGACTAGATATTTTAATGAATTTATTTGAAGAGCTAGCAATTGACCGTGGACGATTACTTACAATTGCCGGAGATGTTAACCACGGGGAATTAAATGAGACGGTTGAGCGTATGAGTCGTACAATGGGTGATTTACAAAACATTGTATTAACTATGCGAATGGTACCGGTTGAAACAGTATTCAACCGCTTCCCAAAAATGGTGCGTCAAATATCGCGTGATTTAAATAAAAAAATTACCCTCGATATTATTGGTGCGGAAACAGAGCTTGATCGAACTGTTATCGATGAAATTGGAGATCCATTAGTTCATTTAATTCGTAATTCAGTTGACCATGGTATTGAAAGTCCTGAAGTGCGTCGAGCAAAAGGTAAGCCAGAAGAAGGGACAGTACAACTTCGTGCATACCATAGCGGTAACTATGTATTCATTGACATTGAAGATGATGGAGCAGGGATTAACCGTGATCGTGTTCTTGCTAAAGCAATTTCAAAAGGAATCGTAACGCAAGAACAATCTTTAACGATGACAGATAAGCAAATTAATGAACTTATTTTAGCATCAGGCTTCTCAACAGCAGAAGTCATTTCAGATATTTCTGGACGCGGGGTTGGTTTAGATGTAGTGAAAACAACAATTGAATCACTTGGTGGTAGTATTTCAATTGATTCAACACAGGATGTAGGATCAGTCTTTTCTATTCAATTACCATTAACTTTATCGATTATTTCTGTCATGCTAGTTGAAATTGAAAAAGAAATTTATGCAATTCCATTATCGTCTATTATTGAAACGTCAATTATCCGTAATTCTGATATTTTAAATGCCCATAATCAAAAAGTAATTGATTTCCGTGGCAAAGTAGTTCCGCTAGTATTCCTTGAGGAAATTTTTGAAGTACCTCGTGAAGAGTCAAATGATGATGGATTCCATTCAGTCGTTATCGTTCGTAAAGGCGATAAATTAGCTGGTTTAGTAGTAGATTCTTTTATCGGACAGCAAGAAATTGTTTTAAAATCTTTAGGCAATTACTTAACAAATATTTTTGCGATTTCAGGTGCAACGATTTTAGGAAATGGGAAAGTGGCGTTAATTGTTGATTGTAACGCACTAATGAAGTAA
- the flhF gene encoding flagellar biosynthesis protein FlhF, with protein sequence MKMKKYNASSIAEAMKQIRADLGEDAVILNSKVVVTKKYFGLIKNKSYEVVAGYDQLEKKPSILSSLSDIAPVAPIVKNESLNFQKQQSFSHVESPYTPHADNSLLPENLIKEIADLKSIMQSMQRMSTQAQYPDELLPFVDSLKQQELGEELITAISDELFMHYKNDETNLQWSKMQQITRNFLNEQLKYIPISGLSYEKKYINVLGPTGVGKTTTIAKMAARSVLEKKKKIGFITTDTYRIAAIEQLKTYAALLQAPVEIVYNAKDYEEAIKKLAHLDLIFIDTAGRNYKEAKYVEDLQSLINFNEEAESYLVLALTAKQKDLEAIIEQFSNLKIEKFIFTKLDETNSIGTMFNLMIKYKKGLAYYTNGQEVPEDIEQPSIESLIELFFKEIKDERSS encoded by the coding sequence ATGAAGATGAAAAAGTACAATGCATCCTCAATTGCCGAAGCTATGAAACAAATTCGTGCTGATTTAGGGGAAGACGCCGTTATTTTAAATTCGAAGGTTGTTGTAACAAAGAAATATTTCGGGCTTATAAAAAATAAAAGCTATGAAGTCGTAGCAGGCTATGATCAACTTGAAAAGAAACCATCAATTCTTTCATCTTTATCAGACATTGCACCGGTAGCCCCAATCGTTAAAAATGAGTCTTTAAACTTTCAAAAACAACAAAGCTTTTCGCATGTGGAGTCACCATACACTCCACATGCTGATAATTCATTATTGCCAGAAAACTTGATAAAAGAGATTGCAGATTTAAAATCTATTATGCAATCCATGCAACGTATGTCGACACAAGCTCAATATCCAGATGAACTCTTACCATTTGTCGATTCTTTAAAACAGCAGGAACTTGGCGAGGAGCTTATCACAGCAATTAGTGATGAGCTTTTTATGCATTATAAAAATGATGAAACTAATTTACAATGGTCAAAAATGCAGCAAATTACTAGAAATTTCTTAAACGAACAGTTGAAATATATCCCGATTAGTGGATTGTCTTATGAAAAAAAATATATTAATGTTTTAGGGCCAACCGGAGTTGGGAAAACAACTACAATCGCAAAAATGGCTGCTCGTTCTGTATTAGAAAAGAAAAAGAAAATTGGTTTTATTACAACAGATACGTACCGTATTGCAGCAATTGAACAATTAAAAACTTATGCAGCATTGTTACAGGCACCTGTAGAAATTGTATATAATGCGAAAGATTATGAGGAAGCAATAAAAAAGCTTGCGCATTTAGATTTAATTTTTATCGATACAGCTGGACGAAATTATAAAGAGGCTAAGTATGTAGAAGATCTGCAATCACTTATTAATTTTAATGAGGAAGCTGAATCATATTTAGTATTAGCCTTAACAGCTAAGCAAAAAGACTTAGAAGCAATTATTGAACAATTTAGCAATTTAAAAATCGAAAAGTTTATCTTTACAAAGCTTGATGAAACAAATTCTATTGGCACTATGTTTAATTTAATGATTAAATATAAGAAAGGGCTCGCCTATTATACAAATGGTCAAGAAGTACCAGAAGATATTGAACAACCAAGTATAGAGAGCCTGATAGAGCTTTTCTTCAAGGAGATAAAAGATGAGAGATCAAGCTGA
- a CDS encoding MinD/ParA family protein, whose amino-acid sequence MRDQAEKLRLQMLESQGRLGKSIAVVSGKGGVGKSNFTTNFASLLAKSGKKVVILDMDIGMGNVHVLMGKTAKYSLKDYLDGHLVLEDVMLQGSDGVNYISGGSGMGTIMEWSDATFGRLTYALESLQKDYDFVLFDMGAGIADWSLDLLTSIDEIIVISTAEPTAIMDAYSMMKYIHLKDNEKTFYLLCNRAYTLEEGLDTTKRLKIVMERFLQKEVIILGSLPEDNVVRKAVRQQELFTTLYPDAPISKTMKKIVKNFMNEQMEEIHSNVQSNKFISKLRSIFSKGRE is encoded by the coding sequence ATGAGAGATCAAGCTGAAAAACTTCGATTACAAATGCTTGAAAGTCAAGGGAGACTAGGAAAATCAATTGCGGTTGTAAGCGGAAAAGGTGGAGTAGGTAAAAGTAACTTTACAACGAACTTTGCTTCACTTTTAGCTAAATCAGGAAAAAAAGTAGTCATATTAGATATGGACATTGGTATGGGAAATGTTCACGTTTTGATGGGGAAAACAGCAAAATATAGTTTAAAAGATTACTTGGATGGTCATTTAGTATTAGAAGATGTTATGCTACAAGGCTCAGATGGTGTAAACTATATTTCAGGTGGTTCCGGGATGGGAACTATAATGGAATGGTCCGATGCGACTTTTGGTCGTTTAACCTATGCGCTAGAATCACTTCAAAAAGACTATGATTTTGTATTATTTGACATGGGTGCTGGTATTGCCGACTGGTCGCTTGACTTATTAACGTCAATAGATGAAATAATCGTTATTTCAACTGCAGAACCTACTGCAATTATGGATGCCTATTCGATGATGAAGTATATTCATTTAAAGGATAATGAGAAAACGTTTTATTTACTTTGTAATCGTGCCTACACATTGGAAGAAGGGCTCGATACAACAAAGCGATTAAAAATAGTAATGGAGCGTTTTTTACAAAAAGAAGTAATTATTTTAGGGTCTTTACCTGAAGATAATGTAGTGCGTAAAGCAGTAAGGCAACAAGAACTGTTTACAACGTTATATCCTGATGCACCTATTTCAAAAACAATGAAAAAAATAGTGAAAAATTTCATGAATGAGCAAATGGAAGAAATTCACTCAAATGTACAATCGAATAAATTTATATCGAAATTAAGAAGTATTTTCTCGAAAGGGCGTGAGTAA
- the flhB gene encoding flagellar biosynthesis protein FlhB, with product MKLLVTLNLQFFAGEKTEKATPKKRQDARKKGQVLKSQDVTAAFLLLLSFFFLLFFAPFMYDGVKGFLLQALEKNILIETLSAETVMDMYVESIKEMAIIVLPIMIVAMIAGIGANFFQFGLLFTTETLKFDLKKMDPIKGIKKIISVRAIVNLIKSLLKVTLIGTVTTVVIIVYLEEVLSLALHSPAQILSTVAYLSAIMGIAASIMLVAIALFDYIYERFEYEKQLKMSKQDLKDEYKNSEGDPLIKSKIKQRQREMAMRRMMQEIPTADVVITNPTHFAIALKYDEDQMDAPKVVAKGTDFVAQKIKMIAKEHDVIMVENRPLARAMYDQVEIGQAVPEEFFKAVAEVLAYVYRIKRKI from the coding sequence ATGAAGCTATTAGTAACTCTCAATTTACAATTTTTCGCTGGTGAAAAAACCGAAAAGGCGACACCGAAAAAACGCCAAGATGCACGGAAAAAAGGGCAAGTTTTAAAAAGTCAGGATGTTACAGCGGCATTTTTGTTACTGTTAAGCTTTTTCTTTTTATTATTCTTTGCACCGTTTATGTATGATGGGGTAAAAGGATTTTTACTTCAAGCACTTGAAAAGAACATATTGATTGAAACATTAAGTGCTGAAACCGTCATGGATATGTATGTTGAATCTATAAAAGAAATGGCGATAATTGTATTACCAATAATGATTGTTGCAATGATTGCAGGTATTGGAGCTAACTTTTTTCAGTTTGGCTTACTTTTTACAACAGAAACGCTAAAGTTTGATTTAAAAAAAATGGATCCAATTAAAGGCATTAAAAAAATTATTTCAGTACGAGCAATTGTCAATTTGATTAAGTCTTTACTAAAAGTAACGCTAATAGGGACAGTTACGACAGTCGTTATTATCGTCTATTTAGAAGAAGTATTATCGTTAGCATTACATAGTCCAGCACAAATATTATCAACAGTAGCTTATTTATCAGCGATTATGGGCATTGCCGCATCAATCATGTTAGTTGCTATTGCACTGTTTGATTATATTTATGAGCGCTTTGAATATGAAAAGCAATTGAAAATGTCAAAGCAAGATCTTAAAGATGAATATAAAAATTCTGAAGGTGACCCGTTAATTAAGTCAAAAATTAAGCAACGTCAACGAGAAATGGCGATGCGCCGCATGATGCAAGAAATTCCAACGGCAGATGTTGTCATTACAAACCCGACGCACTTTGCGATTGCATTAAAGTATGATGAAGATCAAATGGATGCACCGAAAGTTGTAGCAAAAGGTACGGATTTTGTTGCACAAAAAATTAAAATGATTGCAAAAGAGCATGATGTAATAATGGTTGAAAACAGACCACTTGCTCGTGCAATGTATGATCAGGTTGAAATTGGTCAAGCTGTTCCAGAGGAATTTTTCAAGGCAGTAGCTGAAGTACTTGCTTATGTATATCGTATTAAACGCAAAATATAA
- the flhA gene encoding flagellar biosynthesis protein FlhA: MQIRDLGVLAAVIMVVAMLIIPLPPWLLSFLIIINITLALLVLLTAMNMKEALDFSIFPTVILLLTLFRLALSVSTTRAILAEGDAGEVVETFGNFVTGGNILVGLVIFLLLVIIQFIVITKGSERVAEVAARFTLDAMPGKQMSIDADLNAGMISEKEARERREKVSGEADFYGAMDGATKFVKGDAIASIIMVGINLLFGMIIGMMQMDLGFGEAAAKYSILTVGDGLVSQIPALLISTATGIVVTRAASKGNLGSDITDQLFAHSKLLYVAGGTIFLLGLFTPIPMIITLPIASVLIIGAFLMDRKKDETPEEIMEIEEEVATDTMKSPENVINLLNVDPIEFEFGYGLIPLVDAAQGGDLLDRVVMIRRQLALELGIVIPVVRIRDNIQLQPNEYRIKVKGNEMARGELLLDHYLAMSPGDDDLIEGIDTIEPSFGLPAKWITEQVKEDAEMYGYTVVDPPSVVSTHLTEIIRANAHELLGRQETKQLIDHLRETHAILVDDLIPAPLSIGEVQKVLAKLLRENVSVRNLPIIFETLADYAKLTSDTDILTEYVRQALARQITSQFVSGQPALKVITVSGKVEKLIADSIQQTDHGNYLAMDPQESQFVLEAIAKEVERVSYMEQSPIVLCSPGVRMYLRQLTERYFPQVPILSYNELDAAVEIQSVGVVNVE, from the coding sequence ATGCAAATACGCGATTTAGGGGTTTTAGCTGCAGTTATAATGGTTGTAGCGATGCTCATTATCCCTCTTCCACCTTGGTTACTGAGCTTTTTAATTATCATTAACATAACATTAGCCTTATTAGTATTGCTAACAGCAATGAATATGAAAGAAGCACTAGACTTCTCAATTTTTCCAACCGTAATATTATTACTAACACTTTTCCGTCTCGCATTATCTGTTTCGACAACTCGTGCGATTTTAGCAGAAGGGGATGCTGGTGAAGTAGTAGAAACGTTTGGTAATTTCGTTACAGGAGGAAATATTTTAGTAGGTTTAGTAATCTTCTTACTATTAGTAATCATCCAATTTATCGTAATTACAAAAGGTTCAGAGCGTGTTGCTGAAGTAGCCGCACGATTTACATTAGATGCGATGCCTGGTAAGCAAATGAGTATTGATGCGGATTTAAATGCAGGAATGATTTCTGAAAAGGAAGCCCGTGAACGTCGCGAAAAAGTATCTGGTGAAGCAGATTTTTATGGAGCGATGGATGGTGCAACTAAATTCGTAAAAGGGGATGCAATTGCCTCTATCATTATGGTAGGGATTAACCTATTGTTCGGTATGATTATCGGAATGATGCAAATGGATTTAGGATTTGGAGAAGCTGCTGCAAAATACTCGATTTTAACTGTCGGGGATGGCCTTGTTTCTCAGATTCCAGCCTTATTAATTTCAACAGCAACAGGTATTGTCGTTACACGAGCAGCTTCAAAGGGTAACTTAGGCTCGGATATTACAGATCAATTGTTTGCTCACTCGAAATTATTATATGTTGCAGGGGGTACTATTTTCTTATTAGGTTTATTCACACCGATCCCTATGATAATTACATTACCTATTGCATCTGTATTAATAATTGGTGCGTTCTTAATGGATCGTAAAAAAGATGAAACGCCTGAAGAAATTATGGAGATTGAGGAAGAAGTTGCAACGGATACGATGAAAAGTCCTGAAAATGTTATTAACTTACTAAATGTCGATCCAATAGAATTTGAGTTTGGCTATGGATTAATTCCATTAGTAGACGCTGCACAAGGCGGAGATTTATTAGACCGAGTTGTAATGATACGTCGTCAGCTTGCGCTTGAGCTAGGTATCGTTATTCCGGTTGTCCGTATTCGCGATAATATCCAGCTTCAGCCGAATGAATACCGTATCAAAGTAAAAGGTAATGAAATGGCTCGAGGGGAGCTCCTACTGGATCATTATTTAGCTATGAGTCCTGGTGATGATGATTTAATTGAAGGCATTGATACCATTGAGCCTTCATTTGGATTACCAGCTAAATGGATTACGGAGCAAGTAAAAGAAGACGCTGAAATGTATGGTTATACAGTAGTTGATCCACCAAGTGTTGTTTCCACTCACTTAACAGAGATTATTCGAGCCAATGCACATGAATTATTAGGTCGTCAAGAAACGAAGCAATTAATTGATCATTTACGTGAAACACATGCCATTTTAGTGGACGATCTTATTCCAGCTCCATTATCAATTGGTGAAGTTCAAAAAGTGTTGGCGAAATTATTACGTGAAAATGTTTCCGTTCGTAATTTACCAATAATTTTTGAAACATTAGCAGACTATGCAAAATTAACAAGTGACACAGATATTTTAACAGAATATGTAAGACAAGCGTTGGCTAGACAAATTACTTCACAATTTGTAAGTGGTCAGCCAGCATTAAAAGTAATTACTGTTTCCGGTAAGGTAGAGAAGTTAATTGCAGATAGTATTCAGCAAACAGACCACGGAAATTATTTAGCGATGGATCCACAGGAGTCTCAATTTGTATTAGAAGCTATCGCAAAAGAAGTCGAGCGAGTTTCATATATGGAACAATCTCCAATCGTTTTATGCTCACCAGGTGTACGAATGTATTTAAGACAATTAACTGAAAGATATTTCCCACAAGTTCCAATCTTGTCTTATAACGAACTTGATGCAGCAGTAGAAATTCAAAGTGTAGGGGTGGTGAATGTTGAATGA
- the fliR gene encoding flagellar biosynthetic protein FliR: protein MTELLPNISILLLILVRVSAFFVSVPLFSYRTIPPQVRIILAIALSWMMYYTFQVEPFEINGDYLLLILKEAVVGLMLGLAAAIIMSAVQIAGGFIDFQMGFAMANIIDPQTGAQTPLMGQFFNFLALLLLLAINGHHLLLDGIYYSYQFMPMDQVFPNFGEEATAVFIIKMFVSVFAIAFQMSAPIVATLFLVTLALGITGKTVPQMNIFVIGFPIKIAVGFLVLIVTMGVLVGVMRELIEFMILSLRDLMVILGGE, encoded by the coding sequence ATGACGGAATTATTACCGAATATTTCGATTTTGTTATTAATTCTGGTGCGTGTTTCTGCATTTTTCGTATCAGTCCCTTTGTTTTCTTATCGAACAATCCCCCCACAAGTTCGAATAATTTTGGCTATCGCTTTGTCTTGGATGATGTATTATACCTTTCAAGTAGAGCCGTTTGAAATAAACGGGGATTATTTATTATTAATTTTAAAAGAAGCCGTAGTTGGTTTAATGCTAGGGTTAGCAGCAGCTATTATTATGTCAGCTGTACAAATTGCAGGTGGATTTATCGACTTCCAAATGGGATTTGCAATGGCAAATATAATTGATCCGCAAACCGGTGCACAAACACCATTAATGGGCCAATTTTTCAACTTTTTAGCTTTACTTTTGCTACTAGCAATAAATGGCCACCATCTATTATTAGATGGGATTTACTACAGCTATCAATTTATGCCTATGGATCAGGTCTTTCCTAATTTTGGGGAGGAAGCGACCGCAGTATTTATTATAAAAATGTTTGTTTCTGTTTTTGCCATAGCATTTCAAATGTCAGCTCCAATAGTTGCAACACTTTTTTTAGTTACATTAGCATTAGGGATTACCGGAAAGACAGTACCACAAATGAATATTTTCGTTATTGGTTTCCCAATTAAAATTGCTGTAGGTTTTCTTGTTTTAATTGTGACAATGGGTGTACTAGTTGGGGTAATGAGAGAACTTATTGAGTTTATGATTTTATCCTTACGTGATTTAATGGTTATTTTAGGTGGTGAATAG
- a CDS encoding chemotaxis protein CheW, which translates to MTNAIEQKNLKVIVFQLADKEYAIPVSHVKGIEKLMHITRVPKTARYVKGVINLRGVVTPVIDLRERFDLPVSGNEETTRIIIITLETMEVGFIVDSANDVLDIDAASIEQQPEVVGSFEEEFIAGVTKLENRLLILLHLDKVLNLLD; encoded by the coding sequence ATGACGAATGCTATCGAGCAAAAAAATTTGAAAGTTATTGTATTTCAATTAGCTGATAAAGAGTATGCAATTCCGGTTTCACACGTAAAGGGCATTGAAAAATTAATGCACATTACTCGTGTACCAAAAACAGCACGTTATGTTAAAGGTGTGATCAATCTACGTGGTGTAGTAACACCAGTTATTGATTTACGCGAACGTTTTGATTTACCAGTTTCGGGTAATGAAGAAACAACACGTATAATCATTATTACGCTTGAAACGATGGAAGTTGGTTTTATCGTCGATTCAGCAAATGATGTGTTAGACATTGATGCAGCGTCTATTGAACAACAGCCTGAAGTCGTTGGTTCTTTTGAGGAAGAATTTATTGCGGGCGTGACTAAGCTTGAAAACCGATTATTAATTTTACTTCATTTAGATAAAGTGCTAAATCTTCTTGATTAA